A genomic window from Sparus aurata chromosome 4, fSpaAur1.1, whole genome shotgun sequence includes:
- the LOC115579816 gene encoding UDP-glucuronosyltransferase 2C1-like encodes MPPHGNVTFLLLFSIVFLSWRICHGGKILVVPAEGSHWVNMDILIKALHSRGHYVDVVRANKSWYIKDDSPHYKTITVPGTDAFNPDFVNPILKRMIDIERRGSSLLSFASLLVEFSNTMINMHRIMCKMVTGMFEDKDLMNSLKEREYDLVLNDPVGGTGIMLAHALKLPLVYNVRWITSGEGHLAIAPSPLSYIPMTGSGLSDKMTFMQRITNQIFYVIWKAQDVFLVDPQYQAVCDKFFSPEVRYSDLLKGADLWLMRVDFVFEFPRPTMPNVVYMGGFQCKPAEPLPAHLEEFVQSSGEHGVILMSMGTFVSELPADMTKEIAAAFAKLPQKVIWRHKGDRPASLGNNTLLVDWMPQNDLLGHQKTKLFVAHGGTNGLQEAIYHGVPIVGLPLFSDQYDNLLRLKERGGAKILTLNAVDKDDNFLKAIQEVLNEPSYRMNMQRLSSLHRDTPMKPLDTALFWIEFVMRHKGAAHLRTESYRLPWYSYHSVDVVLFLAGAVLLVLCTIFLSIRCLYSTICKRKAKRD; translated from the coding sequence ATGCCTCCACATGGAAATGTCACTTTTCTTCTCTTATTTTCCATCGTGTTCTTGTCATGGAGAATTTGTCACGGAGGGAAGATTCTGGTCGTCCCTGCTGAGGGAAGCCACTGGGTGAACATGGACATCTTGATCAAAGCCCTCCACTCTCGAGGACACTATGTTGATGTGGTACGAGCCAATAAAAGCTGGTACATCAAGGACGACTCTCCACACTACAAGACAATCACAGTTCCCGGCACTGATGCCTTTAATCCTGACTTTGTGAACCCGATCCTGAAAAGGATGATTGATATAGAAAGGCGAGGAAGCTCACTTTTGAGCTTTGCCAGTTTGCTGGTTGAGTTTTCTAATACAATGATTAACATGCATAGAATAATGTGCAAAATGGTGACTGGCATGTTTGAAGATAAAGACTTAATGAATAGTTTAAAGGAGAGAGAGTACGATCTGGTCCTTAATGACCCAGTTGGTGGGACAGGTATAATGTTGGCTCACGCTCTTAAACTACCTCTGGTCTATAACGTGCGGTGGATAACTAGTGGAGAGGGGCATTTGGCCATTGCACCATCTCCTTTATCTTATATTCCAATGACTGGCTCCGGACTGTCAGACAAAATGACTTTCATGCAAAGAATCACAAATCAAATTTTCTATGTCATTTGGAAAGCTCAGGATGTATTTTTAGTCGACCCTCAGTATCAAGCTGTTTGTGACAAGTTCTTTAGCCCAGAAGTCAGATATAGTGACCTACTGAAAGGAGCAGATCTGTGGCTCATGAGAGTGGACTTTGTGTTTGAGTTCCCACGTCCCACCATGCCTAATGTTGTGTACATGGGAGGGTTCCAGTGTAAACCTGCTGAACCTTTACCTGCACACCTGGAGGAGTTTGTGCAGAGTTCTGGAGAACATGGAGTCATCCTCATGTCCATGGGGACTTTTGTGAGTGAACTTCCTGCTGACATGACAAAAGAGATCGCTGCAGCTTTTGCCAAATTACCTCAGAAAGTCATCTGGAGGCATAAAGGTGACAGACCAGCCAGTCTGGGCAACAACACTTTACTAGTCGACTGGATGCCACAGAATGATCTTTTAGGACATCAAAAGACAAAACTATTTGTTGCCCATGGAGGAACAAACGGACTTCAAGAGGCTATTTATCACGGAGTCCCAATTGTGGGTCTGCCCTTGTTCTCTGACCAGTACGACAACCTGCTGCgtctgaaagagagaggaggagctaAGATTCTCACCCTTAATGCAGTGGACAAAGACGACAACTTCCTGAAGGCCATACAGGAAGTCCTGAATGAGCCCTCATACAGGATGAACATGCAACGACTGTCCAgtctgcacagagacacaccaATGAAGCCACTGGATACCGCCCTCTTCTGGATAGAGTTCGTCATGAGACACAAAGGTGCAGCTCACCTGAGGACAGAGTCCTACAGACTGCCCTGGTATTCCTACCACTCTGTGGATGTAGTTCTGTTCCTGGCCGGAGCTGTGCTGCTCGTGCTTTGTACCATTTTCCTCTCGATCAGGTGTTTATACTCTACAATTTGTAAACGTAAAGCCAAACGTGACTAA